A genomic segment from Peromyscus maniculatus bairdii isolate BWxNUB_F1_BW_parent chromosome 11, HU_Pman_BW_mat_3.1, whole genome shotgun sequence encodes:
- the Abl2 gene encoding tyrosine-protein kinase ABL2 isoform X10 codes for MGQQVGRVGEAPGLQQPQPRGIRGSSAARPSGRRRDPAGRTADTGFNVFTQHDHFASCVEDGFEGDKTGGSSPEVLHRPYGCDAESQALNEAIRWSSKENLLGATESDPNLFVALYDFVASGDNTLSITKGEKLRVLGYNQNGEWSEVRSKNGQGWVPSNYITPVNSLEKHSWYHGPVSRSAAEYLLSSLINGSFLVRESESSPGQLSISLRYEGRVYHYRINTTTDSKVYVTAESRFSTLAELVHHHSTVADGLVTTLHYPAPKCNKPTVYGVSPIHDKWEMERTDITMKHKLGGGQYGEVYVGVWKKYSLTVAVKTLKEDTMEVEEFLKEAAVMKEIKHPNLVQLLGVCTLEPPFYIVTEYMPYGNLLDYLRECNREEVTAVVLLYMATQISSAMEYLEKKNFIHRDLAARNCLVGENHVVKVADFGLSRLMTGDTYTAHAGAKFPIKWTAPESLAYNTFSIKSDVWAFGVLLWEIATYGMSPYPGIDLSQVYDLLEKGYRMEQPEGCPPKVYELMRACWKWSPADRPSFAETHQAFETMFHDSSISEEVAEELGRAASSSSVVPYLPRLPLLPSKTRTLKKQGENKENVDGGLDASEILASSSAPAGFIRSAQASSGSPALPRKQRDKSPSSLLEDAKETCFTRDRKGGFFSSFMKKRNAPTPPKRSSSFREMENQPHKKYELTGNFSSVASLQHADGFSFTPGQQESNLVPAKCYGGSFAQRSLCTDDSGGGGGSGTAGGGWSGITGFFTPRLIKKTLGLRAGKPTASDDTSKPFPRSNSTSSMSSGLPEQDRMAMTLPRNCQRSKLQLERTVSTSSQPEENVDRANDMLPKKSEEGAAPARERPKAKLLPRGATALPLRAPDPAIPESDSPGGGVAGVAAAPKGKERNGGARLGVAGVPEDGEQPGWSSPAKAIAVLPTTHNHKVPVLISPTLKHTPADVQLIGTDSQGNKFKLLSEHQVTSSGDKDRPRRVKPKCAPPPPPVMRLLQHPSTCSDPEEEPTAPPAGQPTPETQEGGKKAAPGPVPSSGKPGRPVMPPPQVPLPTSSISPAKMANGTAGTKVALRKTKQAAEKISADKISKEALLECADLLSSAITEPVPNSQLVDTGHQLLDYCSGYVDCIPQTRNKFAFREAVSKLELSLQELQVSSTAAGVPGTNPVLNNLLSCVQEISDVVQR; via the exons ATCACTTTGCCAGCTGTGTGGAGGATGGATTTGAGGGAGACAAGACTGGAGGCAGTAGTCCAG AAGTTTTGCACCGTCCCTACGGCTGTGACGctgaatctcaggcactgaatgAAGCTATCAGGTGGAGCTCCAAGGAGAACTTGCTGGGAGCCACTGAGAGTGACCCTAATCTCTTTGTCGCACTTTATGACTTTGTGGCAAGTGGTGATAACACACTCAGTATCACTAAAG GTGAAAAACTACGAGTCCTTGGTTACAACCAGAATGGCGAGTGGAGTGAAGTTCGCTCCAAGAATGGACAGGGTTGGGTGCCAAGCAACTACATCACTCCAGTGAACAGCCTGGAGAAACATTCCTGGTACCACGGACCCGTGTCCCGCAGCGCAGCCGAGTATCTTCTCAGCAGCCTTATCAATGGCAGCTTCCTGGTTCGGGAGAGTGAGAGCAGCCCTGGGCAGCTGTCCATCTCACTGAGGTATGAGGGACGTGTGTATCACTACAGGatcaataccaccacagacagcaAG GTGTACGTGACTGCCGAGAGCCGCTTCAGCACCTTGGCAGAGCTTGTTCACCACCACTCGACGGTCGCCGATGGCCTAGTGACCACACTCCACTACCCAGCACCCAAGTGTAACAAGCCGACCGTCTACGGTGTGTCCCCCATCCATGACAAATGGGAAATGGAACGAACAGATATTACCATGAAGCACAAACTCGGGGGCGGTCAGTATGGAGAGGTTTATGTTGGCGTCTGGAAGAAATACAGCCTTACAGTTGCAGTGAAAACACTGAAG GAAGACACAATGGAGGTGGAGGAGTTCCTGAAAGAAGCTGCCGTGATGAAGGAAATCAAGCATCCTAACCTAGTGCAGCTGTTAG GTGTGTGTACCCTGGAGCCGCCCTTCTACATTGTGACGGAATACATGCCCTATGGGAACCTGCTTGACTATCTCCGGGAGTGCAACCGCGAGGAGGTGACGGCCGTTGTTCTGCTCTACATGGCCACTCAGATCTCTTCCGCCATGGAGTACCTGGAGAAGAAGAATTTCATCCATAG AGATCTTGCTGCACGGAACTGCCTAGTAGGAGAAAACCACGTGGTAAAAGTGGCTGACTTTGGTTTAAGTAGACTGATGACTGGAGATACCTACACTGCTCACGCTGGAGCCAAATTTCCTATTAAATGGACAGCGCCTGAGAGTCTGGCTTACAATACCTTTTCAATTAAATCTGACGTCTGGG CTTTTGGAGTACTGTTGTGGGAAATTGCTACGTATGGGATGTCACCATATCCGGGTATTGACCTATCTCAAGTCTATGACCTGCTGGAAAAAGGATATCGAATGGAACAGCCTGAGGGATGCCCCCCTAAAGTGTATGAACTTATGAGAGCAT GCTGGAAGTGGAGCCCTGCTGACAGGCCATCTTTTGCTGAAACCCATCAAGCTTTTGAAACAATGTTTCATGACTCCAGCATCTCGGAAG AGGTGGCTGAGGAGCTTGGGAGAGCTGCCTCCTCGTCATCTGTGGTTCCATACCTGCCTCGATTACCTCTACTTCCTTCCAAGACTCGGACCCTGAAGAAGCAGGGGGAAAACAAAGAGAATGTAGATGGGGGTCTTGATGCCTCCGAGATCCTGGCATCCAGCTCAGCACCAG CAGGGTTCATTAGAAGTGCACAAGCCTCCAGTGGGTCCCCAGCTCTGCCTCGAAAGCAAAGAGATAAGTCACCTAGCAGCCTCTTAGAAGATGCCAAAGAGACATGCTTCACCAGGGATAGGAAGGGAGGCTTCTTCAGCTCCTTCATGAAAAAGAGAAATGCCCCCACGCCCCCTAAGCGCAGCAGCTCCTTTCGTGAAATGGAGAACCAGCCCCACAAGAAATATGAACTCACGGGTAACTTCTCATCTGTTGCTTCTCTACAGCATGCTGATGGGTTCTCTTTCACTCCCGGCCAGCAAGAGTCGAATCTGGTGCCAGCCAAGTGCTATGGGGGGAGCTTTGCCCAGAGGAGCCTCTGTACTGATgacagtggtgggggtgggggcagtggcaCTGCTGGGGGTGGGTGGTCTGGCATCACAGGCTTCTTTACACCCCGCTTAATCAAAAAGACACTGGGCTTACGAGCAGGTAAACCCACAGCCAGTGATGACACTTCCAAGCCTTTTCCAAGGTCAAACTCTACATCTTCCATGTCCTCAGGGCTTCCAGAGCAGGATAGGATGGCAATGACCCTTCCCAGGAACTGCCAGAGGTCCAAACTCCAGCTGGAAAGGACAGTGTCCACCTCTTCTCAGCCAGAAGAGAATGTGGACAGGGCTAATGACATGCTTCCAAAAAAATCTGAGGAAGGTGCTGCTCCAGCCAGGGAGAGACCAAAAGCCAAACTATTGCCCAGAGGAGCCACAGCTCTTCCCCTGAGAGCCCCTGATCCAGCCATCCCAGAGAGTGACTCTCCAGGGGGAGGGGTGGCTGGAGTGGCAGCTGCCCCCAAAGGCAAGGAAAGGAATGGTGGGGCGCGACTTGGAGTCGCTGGAGTCCCAGAGGATGGAGAGCAGCCAGGCTGGTCCTCCCCAGCCAAGGCCATAGCTGTCCTCCCAACTACCCACAACCACAAAGTGCCAGTCCTTATCTCACCCACTCTGAAACACACTCCAGCTGATGTGCAGCTCATTGGCACAGACTCTCAGGGGAATAAATTCAAGCTCTTATCTGAGCATCAGGTCACATCCTCTGGAGACAAGGACCGACCCCGACGGGTAAAACCAaagtgtgccccacccccaccaccagtGATGAGACTACTGCAGCATCCATCCACCTGCTCAGACCCCGAGGAAGAGCCGACTGCCCCGCCTGCAGGACAGCCCACTCCAGAAACccaagagggaggaaaaaaggcagCTCCAGGGCCAGTGCCCAGTAGTGGGAAACCTGGGAGGCCAGTGATGCCTCCACctcaagtgcctttgcccacatCTTCCATCTCGCCAGCCAAAATGGCCAATGGCACAGCAGGTACTAAGGTGGCCCTGAGAAAAACCAAACAGGCAGCTGAGAAAATCTCAGCTGACAAAATCAGCAAAGAGGCCCTGCTGGAGTGTGCCGACCTACTGTCCAGTGCAATCACGGAACCTGTGCCCAATAGCCAACTGGTAGACACTGGGCACCAGCTGCTTGACTACTGCTCAGGGTACGTGGACTGCATCCCTCAGACTCGAAACAAATTTGCCTTCCGAGAGGCTGTGAGCAAACTGGAACTTAGCCTACAGGAGCTGCAGGTGTCGTCTACAGCTGCTGGTGTGCCTGGGACAAACCCTGTCCTTAATAACTTATTGTCGTGTGTACAGGAAATTAGTGATGTGGTGCAGAGGTAG
- the Abl2 gene encoding tyrosine-protein kinase ABL2 isoform X6 — MGQQVGRVGEAPGLQQPQPRGIRGSSAARPSGRRRDPAGRTADTGFNVFTQHDHFASCVEDGFEGDKTGGSSPEVLHRPYGCDAESQALNEAIRWSSKENLLGATESDPNLFVALYDFVASGDNTLSITKGEKLRVLGYNQNGEWSEVRSKNGQGWVPSNYITPVNSLEKHSWYHGPVSRSAAEYLLSSLINGSFLVRESESSPGQLSISLRYEGRVYHYRINTTTDSKVYVTAESRFSTLAELVHHHSTVADGLVTTLHYPAPKCNKPTVYGVSPIHDKWEMERTDITMKHKLGGGQYGEVYVGVWKKYSLTVAVKTLKEDTMEVEEFLKEAAVMKEIKHPNLVQLLGVCTLEPPFYIVTEYMPYGNLLDYLRECNREEVTAVVLLYMATQISSAMEYLEKKNFIHRDLAARNCLVGENHVVKVADFGLSRLMTGDTYTAHAGAKFPIKWTAPESLAYNTFSIKSDVWAFGVLLWEIATYGMSPYPGIDLSQVYDLLEKGYRMEQPEGCPPKVYELMRACWKWSPADRPSFAETHQAFETMFHDSSISEEVAEELGRAASSSSVVPYLPRLPLLPSKTRTLKKQGENKENVDGGLDASEILASSSAPAGFIRSAQASSGSPALPRKQRDKSPSSLLEDAKETCFTRDRKGGFFSSFMKKRNAPTPPKRSSSFREMENQPHKKYELTGLPEQDRMAMTLPRNCQRSKLQLERTVSTSSQPEENVDRANDMLPKKSEEGAAPARERPKAKLLPRGATALPLRAPDPAIPESDSPGGGVAGVAAAPKGKERNGGARLGVAGVPEDGEQPGWSSPAKAIAVLPTTHNHKVPVLISPTLKHTPADVQLIGTDSQGNKFKLLSEHQVTSSGDKDRPRRVKPKCAPPPPPVMRLLQHPSTCSDPEEEPTAPPAGQPTPETQEGGKKAAPGPVPSSGKPGRPVMPPPQVPLPTSSISPAKMANGTAGTKVALRKTKQAAEKISADKISKEALLECADLLSSAITEPVPNSQLVDTGHQLLDYCSGYVDCIPQTRNKFAFREAVSKLELSLQELQVSSTAAGVPGTNPVLNNLLSCVQEISDVVQR, encoded by the exons ATCACTTTGCCAGCTGTGTGGAGGATGGATTTGAGGGAGACAAGACTGGAGGCAGTAGTCCAG AAGTTTTGCACCGTCCCTACGGCTGTGACGctgaatctcaggcactgaatgAAGCTATCAGGTGGAGCTCCAAGGAGAACTTGCTGGGAGCCACTGAGAGTGACCCTAATCTCTTTGTCGCACTTTATGACTTTGTGGCAAGTGGTGATAACACACTCAGTATCACTAAAG GTGAAAAACTACGAGTCCTTGGTTACAACCAGAATGGCGAGTGGAGTGAAGTTCGCTCCAAGAATGGACAGGGTTGGGTGCCAAGCAACTACATCACTCCAGTGAACAGCCTGGAGAAACATTCCTGGTACCACGGACCCGTGTCCCGCAGCGCAGCCGAGTATCTTCTCAGCAGCCTTATCAATGGCAGCTTCCTGGTTCGGGAGAGTGAGAGCAGCCCTGGGCAGCTGTCCATCTCACTGAGGTATGAGGGACGTGTGTATCACTACAGGatcaataccaccacagacagcaAG GTGTACGTGACTGCCGAGAGCCGCTTCAGCACCTTGGCAGAGCTTGTTCACCACCACTCGACGGTCGCCGATGGCCTAGTGACCACACTCCACTACCCAGCACCCAAGTGTAACAAGCCGACCGTCTACGGTGTGTCCCCCATCCATGACAAATGGGAAATGGAACGAACAGATATTACCATGAAGCACAAACTCGGGGGCGGTCAGTATGGAGAGGTTTATGTTGGCGTCTGGAAGAAATACAGCCTTACAGTTGCAGTGAAAACACTGAAG GAAGACACAATGGAGGTGGAGGAGTTCCTGAAAGAAGCTGCCGTGATGAAGGAAATCAAGCATCCTAACCTAGTGCAGCTGTTAG GTGTGTGTACCCTGGAGCCGCCCTTCTACATTGTGACGGAATACATGCCCTATGGGAACCTGCTTGACTATCTCCGGGAGTGCAACCGCGAGGAGGTGACGGCCGTTGTTCTGCTCTACATGGCCACTCAGATCTCTTCCGCCATGGAGTACCTGGAGAAGAAGAATTTCATCCATAG AGATCTTGCTGCACGGAACTGCCTAGTAGGAGAAAACCACGTGGTAAAAGTGGCTGACTTTGGTTTAAGTAGACTGATGACTGGAGATACCTACACTGCTCACGCTGGAGCCAAATTTCCTATTAAATGGACAGCGCCTGAGAGTCTGGCTTACAATACCTTTTCAATTAAATCTGACGTCTGGG CTTTTGGAGTACTGTTGTGGGAAATTGCTACGTATGGGATGTCACCATATCCGGGTATTGACCTATCTCAAGTCTATGACCTGCTGGAAAAAGGATATCGAATGGAACAGCCTGAGGGATGCCCCCCTAAAGTGTATGAACTTATGAGAGCAT GCTGGAAGTGGAGCCCTGCTGACAGGCCATCTTTTGCTGAAACCCATCAAGCTTTTGAAACAATGTTTCATGACTCCAGCATCTCGGAAG AGGTGGCTGAGGAGCTTGGGAGAGCTGCCTCCTCGTCATCTGTGGTTCCATACCTGCCTCGATTACCTCTACTTCCTTCCAAGACTCGGACCCTGAAGAAGCAGGGGGAAAACAAAGAGAATGTAGATGGGGGTCTTGATGCCTCCGAGATCCTGGCATCCAGCTCAGCACCAG CAGGGTTCATTAGAAGTGCACAAGCCTCCAGTGGGTCCCCAGCTCTGCCTCGAAAGCAAAGAGATAAGTCACCTAGCAGCCTCTTAGAAGATGCCAAAGAGACATGCTTCACCAGGGATAGGAAGGGAGGCTTCTTCAGCTCCTTCATGAAAAAGAGAAATGCCCCCACGCCCCCTAAGCGCAGCAGCTCCTTTCGTGAAATGGAGAACCAGCCCCACAAGAAATATGAACTCACGG GGCTTCCAGAGCAGGATAGGATGGCAATGACCCTTCCCAGGAACTGCCAGAGGTCCAAACTCCAGCTGGAAAGGACAGTGTCCACCTCTTCTCAGCCAGAAGAGAATGTGGACAGGGCTAATGACATGCTTCCAAAAAAATCTGAGGAAGGTGCTGCTCCAGCCAGGGAGAGACCAAAAGCCAAACTATTGCCCAGAGGAGCCACAGCTCTTCCCCTGAGAGCCCCTGATCCAGCCATCCCAGAGAGTGACTCTCCAGGGGGAGGGGTGGCTGGAGTGGCAGCTGCCCCCAAAGGCAAGGAAAGGAATGGTGGGGCGCGACTTGGAGTCGCTGGAGTCCCAGAGGATGGAGAGCAGCCAGGCTGGTCCTCCCCAGCCAAGGCCATAGCTGTCCTCCCAACTACCCACAACCACAAAGTGCCAGTCCTTATCTCACCCACTCTGAAACACACTCCAGCTGATGTGCAGCTCATTGGCACAGACTCTCAGGGGAATAAATTCAAGCTCTTATCTGAGCATCAGGTCACATCCTCTGGAGACAAGGACCGACCCCGACGGGTAAAACCAaagtgtgccccacccccaccaccagtGATGAGACTACTGCAGCATCCATCCACCTGCTCAGACCCCGAGGAAGAGCCGACTGCCCCGCCTGCAGGACAGCCCACTCCAGAAACccaagagggaggaaaaaaggcagCTCCAGGGCCAGTGCCCAGTAGTGGGAAACCTGGGAGGCCAGTGATGCCTCCACctcaagtgcctttgcccacatCTTCCATCTCGCCAGCCAAAATGGCCAATGGCACAGCAGGTACTAAGGTGGCCCTGAGAAAAACCAAACAGGCAGCTGAGAAAATCTCAGCTGACAAAATCAGCAAAGAGGCCCTGCTGGAGTGTGCCGACCTACTGTCCAGTGCAATCACGGAACCTGTGCCCAATAGCCAACTGGTAGACACTGGGCACCAGCTGCTTGACTACTGCTCAGGGTACGTGGACTGCATCCCTCAGACTCGAAACAAATTTGCCTTCCGAGAGGCTGTGAGCAAACTGGAACTTAGCCTACAGGAGCTGCAGGTGTCGTCTACAGCTGCTGGTGTGCCTGGGACAAACCCTGTCCTTAATAACTTATTGTCGTGTGTACAGGAAATTAGTGATGTGGTGCAGAGGTAG
- the Abl2 gene encoding tyrosine-protein kinase ABL2 isoform X3 — MVLGPVQLPPASYCRDQDTLLPCPGGDASELHVAHIADHFASCVEDGFEGDKTGGSSPEVLHRPYGCDAESQALNEAIRWSSKENLLGATESDPNLFVALYDFVASGDNTLSITKGEKLRVLGYNQNGEWSEVRSKNGQGWVPSNYITPVNSLEKHSWYHGPVSRSAAEYLLSSLINGSFLVRESESSPGQLSISLRYEGRVYHYRINTTTDSKVYVTAESRFSTLAELVHHHSTVADGLVTTLHYPAPKCNKPTVYGVSPIHDKWEMERTDITMKHKLGGGQYGEVYVGVWKKYSLTVAVKTLKEDTMEVEEFLKEAAVMKEIKHPNLVQLLGVCTLEPPFYIVTEYMPYGNLLDYLRECNREEVTAVVLLYMATQISSAMEYLEKKNFIHRDLAARNCLVGENHVVKVADFGLSRLMTGDTYTAHAGAKFPIKWTAPESLAYNTFSIKSDVWAFGVLLWEIATYGMSPYPGIDLSQVYDLLEKGYRMEQPEGCPPKVYELMRACWKWSPADRPSFAETHQAFETMFHDSSISEEVAEELGRAASSSSVVPYLPRLPLLPSKTRTLKKQGENKENVDGGLDASEILASSSAPGFIRSAQASSGSPALPRKQRDKSPSSLLEDAKETCFTRDRKGGFFSSFMKKRNAPTPPKRSSSFREMENQPHKKYELTGNFSSVASLQHADGFSFTPGQQESNLVPAKCYGGSFAQRSLCTDDSGGGGGSGTAGGGWSGITGFFTPRLIKKTLGLRAGKPTASDDTSKPFPRSNSTSSMSSGLPEQDRMAMTLPRNCQRSKLQLERTVSTSSQPEENVDRANDMLPKKSEEGAAPARERPKAKLLPRGATALPLRAPDPAIPESDSPGGGVAGVAAAPKGKERNGGARLGVAGVPEDGEQPGWSSPAKAIAVLPTTHNHKVPVLISPTLKHTPADVQLIGTDSQGNKFKLLSEHQVTSSGDKDRPRRVKPKCAPPPPPVMRLLQHPSTCSDPEEEPTAPPAGQPTPETQEGGKKAAPGPVPSSGKPGRPVMPPPQVPLPTSSISPAKMANGTAGTKVALRKTKQAAEKISADKISKEALLECADLLSSAITEPVPNSQLVDTGHQLLDYCSGYVDCIPQTRNKFAFREAVSKLELSLQELQVSSTAAGVPGTNPVLNNLLSCVQEISDVVQR, encoded by the exons ATCACTTTGCCAGCTGTGTGGAGGATGGATTTGAGGGAGACAAGACTGGAGGCAGTAGTCCAG AAGTTTTGCACCGTCCCTACGGCTGTGACGctgaatctcaggcactgaatgAAGCTATCAGGTGGAGCTCCAAGGAGAACTTGCTGGGAGCCACTGAGAGTGACCCTAATCTCTTTGTCGCACTTTATGACTTTGTGGCAAGTGGTGATAACACACTCAGTATCACTAAAG GTGAAAAACTACGAGTCCTTGGTTACAACCAGAATGGCGAGTGGAGTGAAGTTCGCTCCAAGAATGGACAGGGTTGGGTGCCAAGCAACTACATCACTCCAGTGAACAGCCTGGAGAAACATTCCTGGTACCACGGACCCGTGTCCCGCAGCGCAGCCGAGTATCTTCTCAGCAGCCTTATCAATGGCAGCTTCCTGGTTCGGGAGAGTGAGAGCAGCCCTGGGCAGCTGTCCATCTCACTGAGGTATGAGGGACGTGTGTATCACTACAGGatcaataccaccacagacagcaAG GTGTACGTGACTGCCGAGAGCCGCTTCAGCACCTTGGCAGAGCTTGTTCACCACCACTCGACGGTCGCCGATGGCCTAGTGACCACACTCCACTACCCAGCACCCAAGTGTAACAAGCCGACCGTCTACGGTGTGTCCCCCATCCATGACAAATGGGAAATGGAACGAACAGATATTACCATGAAGCACAAACTCGGGGGCGGTCAGTATGGAGAGGTTTATGTTGGCGTCTGGAAGAAATACAGCCTTACAGTTGCAGTGAAAACACTGAAG GAAGACACAATGGAGGTGGAGGAGTTCCTGAAAGAAGCTGCCGTGATGAAGGAAATCAAGCATCCTAACCTAGTGCAGCTGTTAG GTGTGTGTACCCTGGAGCCGCCCTTCTACATTGTGACGGAATACATGCCCTATGGGAACCTGCTTGACTATCTCCGGGAGTGCAACCGCGAGGAGGTGACGGCCGTTGTTCTGCTCTACATGGCCACTCAGATCTCTTCCGCCATGGAGTACCTGGAGAAGAAGAATTTCATCCATAG AGATCTTGCTGCACGGAACTGCCTAGTAGGAGAAAACCACGTGGTAAAAGTGGCTGACTTTGGTTTAAGTAGACTGATGACTGGAGATACCTACACTGCTCACGCTGGAGCCAAATTTCCTATTAAATGGACAGCGCCTGAGAGTCTGGCTTACAATACCTTTTCAATTAAATCTGACGTCTGGG CTTTTGGAGTACTGTTGTGGGAAATTGCTACGTATGGGATGTCACCATATCCGGGTATTGACCTATCTCAAGTCTATGACCTGCTGGAAAAAGGATATCGAATGGAACAGCCTGAGGGATGCCCCCCTAAAGTGTATGAACTTATGAGAGCAT GCTGGAAGTGGAGCCCTGCTGACAGGCCATCTTTTGCTGAAACCCATCAAGCTTTTGAAACAATGTTTCATGACTCCAGCATCTCGGAAG AGGTGGCTGAGGAGCTTGGGAGAGCTGCCTCCTCGTCATCTGTGGTTCCATACCTGCCTCGATTACCTCTACTTCCTTCCAAGACTCGGACCCTGAAGAAGCAGGGGGAAAACAAAGAGAATGTAGATGGGGGTCTTGATGCCTCCGAGATCCTGGCATCCAGCTCAGCACCAG GGTTCATTAGAAGTGCACAAGCCTCCAGTGGGTCCCCAGCTCTGCCTCGAAAGCAAAGAGATAAGTCACCTAGCAGCCTCTTAGAAGATGCCAAAGAGACATGCTTCACCAGGGATAGGAAGGGAGGCTTCTTCAGCTCCTTCATGAAAAAGAGAAATGCCCCCACGCCCCCTAAGCGCAGCAGCTCCTTTCGTGAAATGGAGAACCAGCCCCACAAGAAATATGAACTCACGGGTAACTTCTCATCTGTTGCTTCTCTACAGCATGCTGATGGGTTCTCTTTCACTCCCGGCCAGCAAGAGTCGAATCTGGTGCCAGCCAAGTGCTATGGGGGGAGCTTTGCCCAGAGGAGCCTCTGTACTGATgacagtggtgggggtgggggcagtggcaCTGCTGGGGGTGGGTGGTCTGGCATCACAGGCTTCTTTACACCCCGCTTAATCAAAAAGACACTGGGCTTACGAGCAGGTAAACCCACAGCCAGTGATGACACTTCCAAGCCTTTTCCAAGGTCAAACTCTACATCTTCCATGTCCTCAGGGCTTCCAGAGCAGGATAGGATGGCAATGACCCTTCCCAGGAACTGCCAGAGGTCCAAACTCCAGCTGGAAAGGACAGTGTCCACCTCTTCTCAGCCAGAAGAGAATGTGGACAGGGCTAATGACATGCTTCCAAAAAAATCTGAGGAAGGTGCTGCTCCAGCCAGGGAGAGACCAAAAGCCAAACTATTGCCCAGAGGAGCCACAGCTCTTCCCCTGAGAGCCCCTGATCCAGCCATCCCAGAGAGTGACTCTCCAGGGGGAGGGGTGGCTGGAGTGGCAGCTGCCCCCAAAGGCAAGGAAAGGAATGGTGGGGCGCGACTTGGAGTCGCTGGAGTCCCAGAGGATGGAGAGCAGCCAGGCTGGTCCTCCCCAGCCAAGGCCATAGCTGTCCTCCCAACTACCCACAACCACAAAGTGCCAGTCCTTATCTCACCCACTCTGAAACACACTCCAGCTGATGTGCAGCTCATTGGCACAGACTCTCAGGGGAATAAATTCAAGCTCTTATCTGAGCATCAGGTCACATCCTCTGGAGACAAGGACCGACCCCGACGGGTAAAACCAaagtgtgccccacccccaccaccagtGATGAGACTACTGCAGCATCCATCCACCTGCTCAGACCCCGAGGAAGAGCCGACTGCCCCGCCTGCAGGACAGCCCACTCCAGAAACccaagagggaggaaaaaaggcagCTCCAGGGCCAGTGCCCAGTAGTGGGAAACCTGGGAGGCCAGTGATGCCTCCACctcaagtgcctttgcccacatCTTCCATCTCGCCAGCCAAAATGGCCAATGGCACAGCAGGTACTAAGGTGGCCCTGAGAAAAACCAAACAGGCAGCTGAGAAAATCTCAGCTGACAAAATCAGCAAAGAGGCCCTGCTGGAGTGTGCCGACCTACTGTCCAGTGCAATCACGGAACCTGTGCCCAATAGCCAACTGGTAGACACTGGGCACCAGCTGCTTGACTACTGCTCAGGGTACGTGGACTGCATCCCTCAGACTCGAAACAAATTTGCCTTCCGAGAGGCTGTGAGCAAACTGGAACTTAGCCTACAGGAGCTGCAGGTGTCGTCTACAGCTGCTGGTGTGCCTGGGACAAACCCTGTCCTTAATAACTTATTGTCGTGTGTACAGGAAATTAGTGATGTGGTGCAGAGGTAG